A single genomic interval of Pseudomonas sp. FeN3W harbors:
- the murB gene encoding UDP-N-acetylmuramate dehydrogenase: protein MSLILESNRSLKAFNTFAVDQRARYFAAAHNDEDVRDALTQARRLDVPLLPIGGGSNLLLTGDVPALVLHMASRGKQIIDASDEQVLVEAEAGEPWHPFVLWTLEQGLVGLENLSLIPGTVGASPIQNVGAYGVEIKDVFAGLTALDSETGMLHEFGLDDCAFGYRDSLFKRQPGRFLILRVRFVLRRQAVLHLEYGPIRQRLAEQGITTPSAQDVSRAVCAIRSEKLPDPQQLGNAGSFFKNPLVPAAAAQALRLRYPDLVGYPQGDGRVKLAAGWLIEKAGWKGFRDGDAGVHRLQALVLVNHGQATGEQLLNLARRIQADVLERFGVTLEIEPNVL, encoded by the coding sequence GTGAGCCTGATTCTCGAATCGAATCGATCACTCAAGGCATTCAACACGTTCGCTGTCGATCAGCGTGCGCGCTACTTCGCGGCTGCTCATAACGATGAGGATGTTCGCGACGCGCTCACCCAGGCGCGGCGGCTCGACGTTCCGCTGTTGCCGATCGGTGGGGGCAGCAACCTGCTGTTGACTGGTGATGTGCCGGCGCTTGTCCTGCATATGGCCAGCCGTGGCAAGCAAATCATCGACGCGTCTGACGAGCAGGTTCTGGTCGAGGCTGAAGCAGGTGAGCCCTGGCATCCGTTCGTGCTCTGGACGCTGGAGCAAGGCCTGGTGGGCCTGGAGAATCTGAGTCTGATACCAGGGACTGTTGGCGCATCACCAATCCAGAACGTCGGTGCCTATGGTGTCGAGATCAAGGACGTATTTGCAGGACTCACTGCACTGGATAGCGAAACCGGAATGCTCCACGAGTTCGGCCTGGACGACTGCGCATTCGGTTATCGCGACAGTCTGTTCAAACGACAGCCCGGGCGTTTTCTGATTCTGCGAGTGCGTTTCGTGTTGCGACGCCAGGCGGTACTGCATCTTGAATATGGGCCGATTCGCCAGCGTTTGGCGGAGCAGGGGATCACCACGCCCTCCGCGCAGGATGTGAGTCGAGCGGTTTGTGCCATCCGCAGTGAAAAGCTGCCGGACCCACAGCAGCTGGGCAACGCCGGGAGCTTCTTCAAGAATCCGCTGGTGCCGGCTGCCGCTGCTCAAGCGCTGCGCCTCCGTTACCCCGACCTGGTCGGTTATCCGCAAGGCGACGGTCGAGTGAAACTGGCGGCTGGCTGGTTGATCGAGAAGGCCGGCTGGAAGGGATTTCGTGACGGGGACGCGGGGGTGCATCGGCTGCAGGCGTTGGTGTTGGTCAACCATGGTCAGGCCACCGGGGAGCA
- a CDS encoding low molecular weight protein-tyrosine-phosphatase: MKILFVCMGNICRSPTAEGMFRQRVEQAGLGSRIEIDSAGTGDWHVGKAPDPRACDAAGKRGYRLTALRARQVQPEDFLRFDLILAMDHDNLARLEALRPEAGRAELDLLLRRYGLARDVVPDPYYGETGGFEEVLDLLEEACDALLVELKGRL; encoded by the coding sequence ATGAAAATTCTGTTCGTCTGCATGGGCAACATCTGCCGCTCGCCCACTGCCGAAGGCATGTTTCGCCAGCGCGTCGAGCAGGCCGGGCTCGGCAGTCGGATCGAGATCGATTCTGCGGGGACCGGCGATTGGCATGTGGGCAAGGCTCCGGACCCGCGCGCCTGCGATGCGGCTGGCAAACGTGGCTATCGGCTGACCGCGCTGCGCGCGCGTCAGGTGCAGCCGGAAGACTTCCTGCGTTTCGACCTTATCCTGGCGATGGATCACGATAACCTGGCTCGACTGGAGGCCTTGCGCCCCGAAGCGGGCAGGGCGGAGCTCGATCTGTTGTTACGCCGTTATGGCCTGGCGCGTGACGTGGTGCCAGACCCTTACTACGGCGAGACAGGTGGCTTCGAGGAAGTATTGGATCTCCTCGAGGAGGCCTGTGATGCACTGCTCGTGGAGCTGAAGGGGCGACTGTGA